One genomic window of Parasteatoda tepidariorum isolate YZ-2023 chromosome 9, CAS_Ptep_4.0, whole genome shotgun sequence includes the following:
- the LOC110282339 gene encoding RNA-binding protein with serine-rich domain 1: MYRFLKFQDYFVPEVYLKLYYQKMEFSEEQKIELREELSTEQRRKLAKSRGASSARSKLREEQKMELSTEQRRKLAKSRGGSSAKSRGGSSAKSRGGSSAKSTGGSSAKS, translated from the exons ATGTACCGATTCTTGAAGTTCCAAGACTATTTTGTTCCAG AAGTGTATCTGAAACTCTATTATCAGAAGATGGAGTTCAGCGAGGAGCAGAAGATAGAGCTCAGAGAGGAGCTCAGCACAGAGCAAAGGAGGAAGCTAGCAAAGAGCAGAGGAGCAAGCTCAGCGAGGAGCAAGCTCAGAGAGGAGCAGAAGATGGAGCTCAGCACAGAGCAGAGGAGGAAGCTAGCAAAGAGCAGAGGAGGAAGCTCAGCTAAGAGCAGAGGAGGAAGCTCAGCTAAGAGCAGAGGAGGAAGCTCAGCTAAGAGCACAGGAGGAAGCTCAGCTAAGAGCTGA
- the LOC139426509 gene encoding uncharacterized protein: MYATTETNLSEAVSELLKEKQHPQFVARFNSFFLRRKEWVLLDRSITRDNNTNNYAESTIRIVKDIVLNRTKAFNVVALVEFCMEVWEKFLTRKLLEYAHSRRRNIDLIFKSVYEKSKYIKDENVRECAPNLFEVQSENDVNKSYTINTELGVCTCPTGMHGAFCKHQCFFLMEKKLSLPNAPPISVEEKYALAKLALGDKCPPPSFFSEFIEKDTSNPPLLEEEMSAENNQSNETFGMEIEPLNQDANDEKKNEMAVELDRIKNVLCQSTLKNRKVNDIVNKLKQIKSADDFDKLMFFKSTFRERKIKVQPTSISRRRVGLTRTKTRVPGGRPPGKIIKSVKRKRSLKLNISKNRPNAKSH; encoded by the coding sequence ATGTATGCTACTACAGAAACAAACCTTTCTGAAGCAGTAAGTGAATTGCTAAAGGAAAAACAGCATCCACAATTCGTAGCAAGATTTAACTCTTTTTTCCTACGAAGAAAAGAATGGGTCTTGCTGGACAGATCAATAACCAGAGACAATAATACCAACAACTATGCCGAGTCAACGATTCGCATAGTTAAAGATATTGTCTTAAATAGAACCAAAGCCTTTAACGTAGTAGCTTTGGTCGAATTTTGTATGGAggtttgggagaaatttttaaccAGAAAACTTTTGGAATATGCACACTCTCGCAGGAGaaatatagatttaatatttaaatcagtgtATGAAAAAAGCAAATACATTAAAGATGAAAATGTGCGAGAGTGTGCACCAAATTTGTTTGAGGTGCAGAGtgaaaatgatgtaaataaatCATACACTATTAACACTGAATTGGGGGTTTGCACTTGCCCAACTGGAATGCATGGGGCATTTTGCAAACACCAGTGCTTTTTccttatggaaaaaaaactttctttaccCAATGCACCCCCCATTTCAGTAGAGGAAAAATATGCATTGGCCAAATTAGCTTTAGGTGATAAGTGTCCCCCTCCTTCCTTTTTCTCTGAGTTTATAGAAAAAGATACTTCAAATCCCCCTTTACTAGAGGAGGAAATGTCAGCAGAAAATAACCAATCAAATGAAACCTTTGGCATGGAAATAGAACCTCTCAATCAAGATgctaatgatgaaaaaaaaaatgaaatggctGTAGAACtcgatagaataaaaaatgttctttgtcaaagtacattaaaaaatagaaaagttaatgatatagttaataaattaaaacaaatcaaatcaGCCGATGATTTTGACaaactaatgttttttaagtCTACTTTtcgtgaaagaaaaattaaagtccAACCGACTTCCATTTCCAGACGGAGAGTAGGCTTGACACGCACTAAAACAAGAGTTCCAGGCGGGCGGCCTCCTGGCAAAATAATCAAATCTGTAAAAAGGAAACGatctctaaaattaaatattagcaaaaatagACCAAACGCTAAGTCACACtag